A portion of the Sulfurospirillum diekertiae genome contains these proteins:
- a CDS encoding Bax inhibitor-1/YccA family protein encodes MGLYDRNYIQHNAQESAYEQTKVNESSMGVFIKQTYQLFAASLLAASAGSYVGIGMAKTISSWYLGLVILEFIFLFGLFAAKKKAGLNMILLFGFTFISGLTLAPLLSHTLGMPGGASIVANAFILTTVAFGGLSVFAMNTTRDFSAMGKMLFITLIVIVVAGIINIFFHSPILQLAIASVSSILFSAFILYDTQNIIKGAYETPIEGAIALYLDFLNLFISLLQILGIFGSRDE; translated from the coding sequence ATGGGACTATATGACAGAAATTATATACAACACAATGCACAAGAGAGTGCCTATGAACAGACAAAGGTCAATGAAAGCTCTATGGGAGTTTTTATTAAACAGACCTATCAACTGTTTGCTGCATCACTGCTTGCTGCAAGTGCTGGCTCTTATGTTGGAATTGGTATGGCAAAAACCATCTCTTCTTGGTATTTAGGCCTTGTCATTTTAGAGTTTATCTTCTTATTTGGACTTTTTGCTGCTAAAAAGAAAGCTGGACTTAATATGATTTTGCTTTTTGGTTTTACATTTATCAGTGGACTAACACTCGCGCCTTTGCTATCGCATACATTAGGAATGCCAGGCGGTGCTAGTATTGTGGCAAATGCCTTTATTTTAACAACCGTTGCATTTGGTGGACTTTCAGTATTTGCGATGAATACCACAAGAGATTTTTCAGCAATGGGTAAAATGTTATTTATTACATTAATTGTGATTGTAGTTGCAGGCATCATAAATATCTTTTTCCACAGCCCAATTTTACAATTGGCTATTGCAAGTGTTAGTTCTATTTTATTTAGTGCATTCATTCTTTACGATACACAAAACATTATCAAAGGTGCGTATGAAACACCTATTGAAGGTGCAATTGCATTGTATTTGGACTTTTTGAATCTCTTTATTTCATTGCTTCAAATTCTTGGAATTTTTGGCTCACGCGACGAATAA
- a CDS encoding rhodanese-like domain-containing protein codes for MSDKIPANVAVIDVRSATEYANGHIKGAINIEAGKLSATEFAAKLPKGKVVIMNCSAGGRSMEAFLKLKNAKVDVSKIFYFDANIKCDKSGTCEIKVNEPLG; via the coding sequence GTGAGTGATAAAATACCAGCCAATGTGGCTGTTATCGATGTACGAAGTGCCACAGAATATGCCAATGGCCATATAAAAGGGGCTATCAATATCGAAGCAGGGAAACTGAGTGCCACAGAATTTGCTGCAAAACTTCCAAAAGGTAAAGTGGTGATTATGAACTGCTCCGCAGGCGGAAGATCGATGGAAGCTTTCTTGAAACTTAAAAATGCCAAAGTTGATGTGAGTAAGATCTTCTACTTTGATGCGAATATCAAATGTGATAAAAGTGGTACATGTGAGATTAAGGTCAATGAACCTTTAGGTTAA
- a CDS encoding rhodanese-like domain-containing protein, with the protein MRIRVFASSLIVAGLLLAGCTNQPETSATPSAKVLNEPTLHVKELMEKFKLENVDYAYVKVAIGNGTRDGAKALLIDARPNPKYLVSTIPSSLNIPDTQIDQYIGQLDKVAKDKEIIVFCGGWDCEKSPIVAGYLKEHGFTNVKLYQAGEPEWIVKNYPEIGLPAAQAIFKNNKALFMDARPYAKYMAGTIPGSMYMSDEELDTLKGRLPIDKTTPIISFCEGYNCAKSHNLAKKLQEFGYQKLVSMPVDTQNGKKLDSKPQPVALKK; encoded by the coding sequence ATGAGAATAAGAGTATTCGCCAGTAGCCTGATCGTAGCAGGATTGTTGCTAGCAGGATGTACGAATCAACCCGAAACCAGTGCAACCCCTAGTGCAAAAGTGTTGAATGAACCAACTTTACATGTAAAAGAGTTGATGGAGAAGTTTAAACTAGAGAATGTGGATTATGCTTACGTTAAAGTCGCTATAGGGAACGGAACAAGAGATGGCGCTAAAGCCCTCTTGATTGATGCACGACCCAATCCAAAATATTTAGTAAGTACGATTCCATCAAGCTTGAATATTCCTGATACTCAAATTGATCAATATATTGGTCAACTGGATAAAGTCGCTAAAGATAAAGAGATTATTGTTTTCTGTGGTGGTTGGGATTGTGAAAAAAGCCCAATCGTTGCAGGCTACCTGAAAGAACATGGCTTTACCAATGTTAAATTGTACCAAGCAGGTGAACCTGAATGGATAGTTAAAAACTATCCAGAGATAGGTTTACCAGCAGCACAAGCTATTTTCAAAAATAATAAAGCTCTCTTTATGGATGCAAGACCTTATGCAAAATATATGGCAGGAACAATTCCTGGTTCAATGTATATGAGTGATGAAGAGCTTGATACACTCAAAGGTCGTTTGCCCATAGATAAAACAACACCGATTATAAGTTTCTGTGAAGGTTATAATTGTGCTAAATCCCATAACTTAGCTAAAAAACTCCAAGAGTTTGGTTATCAAAAATTAGTGTCTATGCCGGTGGATACCCAGAATGGAAAGAAGCTGGACTCCAAACCACAGCCGGTGGCGCTAAAAAAGTAG
- a CDS encoding polysulfide reductase, giving the protein MEKIRFAGLDINKISIVQLLLNKTMLLGYVLLVFACIGIYEIFDVRYFSAAANAHASGLNPTDPALKEAMRLAVFGDVGEVNRNIPWTLFIVNYMYMIYTGSGVIFLVALAELMNFNLIAKAAAGFMVIGISMVFAGLFTIATDLNMLNMVWMVLTPNLNAGMWLMLPLYCTYIPFVLFEIYLVLTHKREWAKRLALPILVLSIGVDLIEYYIQAKLFYEYGTSSLDRISLFDVLFFIISAFVSSLGIMGIISFFAHRSKTEYKGLMDIIRRAMLFFVSLLGLYEIFGYMTVDKDWAFLILFGPFRYVYFTGYIFLTLALPFLCIVKARQPIFTLVASISVVIGGFVGRYLFVYGGNANPMSNRFGLGYEKYDFYALSKSFNYVAPHLGEIFIVVGSVGVVIMIYKLFDTLFSVNELREHH; this is encoded by the coding sequence ATGGAAAAAATAAGGTTTGCAGGTCTTGATATTAACAAGATCAGTATCGTTCAACTGTTGCTCAATAAAACGATGCTTTTAGGCTATGTTCTTCTAGTCTTTGCATGTATTGGCATTTATGAAATTTTTGATGTACGCTATTTTAGTGCAGCTGCTAATGCGCATGCTTCAGGGCTCAACCCAACCGATCCCGCTCTGAAAGAGGCGATGCGTTTAGCCGTTTTCGGAGATGTCGGCGAGGTCAATCGTAATATCCCTTGGACGCTTTTCATTGTCAATTACATGTACATGATTTATACGGGGAGTGGAGTGATCTTTTTGGTCGCATTGGCAGAGTTGATGAATTTTAATCTTATCGCTAAAGCAGCAGCAGGTTTCATGGTCATCGGAATTTCGATGGTGTTTGCAGGACTCTTTACAATTGCAACCGATCTTAATATGCTCAATATGGTTTGGATGGTACTGACACCCAATCTTAATGCAGGCATGTGGTTGATGTTGCCACTTTATTGTACCTATATCCCGTTTGTTTTATTTGAAATTTATCTGGTTCTAACTCATAAACGAGAGTGGGCAAAACGCTTGGCATTACCTATTTTAGTGTTAAGCATTGGGGTTGACTTGATTGAGTATTATATTCAAGCGAAACTTTTCTATGAATACGGCACGTCATCTCTGGACAGAATTTCCCTTTTTGACGTTTTATTTTTTATTATCTCTGCTTTTGTCTCGTCTTTAGGCATTATGGGAATCATCAGTTTCTTCGCTCACCGCAGTAAAACAGAATACAAAGGATTAATGGATATTATTCGCAGAGCCATGTTGTTTTTTGTCTCTCTGCTAGGTCTTTATGAAATTTTTGGTTATATGACGGTCGATAAAGATTGGGCATTTTTGATTCTTTTTGGCCCATTTCGTTATGTCTATTTTACGGGATACATCTTTTTGACATTGGCACTCCCCTTTTTATGTATTGTTAAGGCACGACAGCCTATATTTACACTAGTTGCTTCTATTTCTGTGGTCATCGGTGGCTTTGTGGGAAGGTATCTTTTTGTTTATGGAGGTAATGCCAATCCTATGTCCAACCGTTTTGGACTTGGGTATGAAAAATACGATTTTTATGCATTGTCTAAATCTTTTAATTACGTCGCACCACACTTAGGAGAGATCTTTATCGTTGTTGGCTCTGTGGGCGTGGTGATTATGATTTATAAGCTTTTTGATACGCTTTTTTCTGTGAATGAATTAAGAGAACACCATTAA
- a CDS encoding 4Fe-4S dicluster domain-containing protein, with translation MNYAMALDYQNCINCKACEVACKEENGVQLGADKQRIWIGVVEGTIFGKPFANLYPSQCNHCIDAPCVSVCPTNASHFAQGGIVKVDAHKCILCKGCMEACPYDARFVDDTMVAVDKCTFCDHRSLVEGGTTACQATCPTKVRTFGDLDDENSDIVKLLKTKRFFFQKRTYRNASKNFFIFYPMMKPMLSRVFRIIRLFTHGKRLNPCMIKLAIEGVQNGKNKVCRS, from the coding sequence ATGAATTATGCAATGGCATTAGATTATCAAAATTGTATCAACTGCAAAGCGTGTGAGGTTGCATGTAAAGAGGAAAATGGCGTTCAGTTGGGTGCGGATAAACAACGTATTTGGATCGGTGTGGTGGAAGGAACCATTTTTGGCAAACCCTTTGCCAATCTCTATCCGTCGCAATGTAACCACTGTATTGATGCACCGTGTGTGAGTGTGTGCCCTACCAACGCAAGCCATTTTGCACAGGGAGGTATTGTCAAAGTAGATGCACATAAATGTATTTTATGCAAAGGGTGTATGGAAGCATGCCCGTATGATGCACGGTTTGTGGATGACACGATGGTTGCTGTGGATAAATGCACATTTTGCGATCACCGCTCATTGGTGGAAGGCGGTACGACCGCGTGTCAAGCGACGTGTCCGACTAAAGTGAGAACCTTTGGTGATTTGGATGATGAAAATAGCGATATTGTGAAGCTTCTCAAAACAAAACGCTTCTTCTTTCAAAAAAGAACATACAGGAACGCTTCCAAAAACTTTTTTATATTTTACCCAATGATGAAGCCTATGCTAAGCAGAGTGTTTCGCATAATACGATTATTCACACATGGGAAGAGATTAAACCCATGTATGATCAAGCTCGCAATCGAAGGAGTACAGAATGGAAAAAATAAGGTTTGCAGGTCTTGA
- a CDS encoding molybdopterin-containing oxidoreductase family protein: MKVEISRRRFLQGSVALSIASGTALSSSTILASSKEKPQVTLMKEVPTICEMCVNKCAAIAHVRNGIVTKLDPNPYFPKSRNMLCARGAAGIHALYDPDRLKYPLIRTGERGDGKYRRATWEEANAYIKDKLVKILEEEKDNRSCIGYCAGEGLAEHTFKTFMADKFGSSNFLNHSTICLQTAVSGYTLTIGGYGQADLENAKYVIMAGANRAEAILTPDTMDMFKRTRGRGMKLVVVDPRFTNTAMHADTYVPIRPGTDLAFVLALTYVAIIDQVYNRSYVAKNFVDFDKYKKHIIESEYTPEWAEKITGVPASTICKIAHDFMANAPQSVYYQGRRTTWSKNDFQLRRAMALFTALGGGIDVKGGIVFGKKLPLGEHTTTAPMYANAKPRIDKNLAAVVGATGTWVGWRNMVEEGKSPYPIRGMFVYKQNPMLSVPNSTKTRTMFEKMDLVVVIDTMPSDTAMLADVILPECTYLEREDPVQSFAGIEPSIAIREKVIEPMYESKPVNEIMRGLAQKLSKPLWEITKKYDEDVQEELEDTPEDEFYDENGFDLAEPFMHDQEETNKHMFVEKYGEEAWGVLREKGVFYPNMLTYFKKIDNNTYEYYPKDKKFYSVLKLEEEYDPDAFLHDICVNPVDVADLKRSFNTPNKKVECFLGSMAAKGVDPMPVWRDEEYVNVPAGKFKFITGRHAQFTQNATQNNIMLLELMRENYLWINDKEAEALNIQFGDTVEVTSRVGHVRIKAYPTPKIVPQSVFYIHGFGAKSEGLTFAHRNGASDNEIIEDTIEPVHGCANMHETLVSIRRV, encoded by the coding sequence ATGAAAGTAGAGATCTCACGAAGGAGATTTCTTCAAGGCAGTGTCGCCTTAAGTATTGCAAGTGGAACGGCGCTTAGTTCGTCAACCATTCTTGCAAGCTCAAAAGAGAAACCTCAAGTGACACTAATGAAGGAAGTTCCAACCATCTGTGAAATGTGTGTTAATAAATGTGCGGCGATTGCGCATGTACGTAATGGTATTGTAACAAAATTAGATCCCAATCCTTATTTCCCTAAATCTCGTAATATGCTCTGTGCCAGAGGAGCAGCAGGTATTCATGCCCTGTATGATCCCGATCGACTCAAATACCCTTTAATTCGTACCGGAGAGAGAGGCGATGGCAAATACAGACGTGCGACATGGGAAGAGGCGAATGCGTATATTAAAGACAAATTGGTCAAAATTTTAGAAGAAGAAAAAGACAACCGTTCCTGCATTGGCTATTGCGCAGGGGAAGGGTTGGCAGAACACACCTTTAAAACCTTTATGGCCGATAAATTTGGATCGTCCAATTTCCTTAACCACTCAACCATTTGTTTGCAAACCGCTGTTTCAGGCTATACATTAACTATCGGTGGTTATGGACAAGCGGATTTGGAAAATGCGAAGTACGTCATTATGGCAGGAGCGAATCGCGCCGAAGCGATTTTAACGCCTGACACGATGGATATGTTTAAACGCACCCGTGGACGTGGTATGAAACTGGTTGTGGTCGATCCACGCTTTACCAATACCGCAATGCACGCTGATACCTATGTCCCAATTCGTCCAGGAACCGACTTGGCGTTTGTGCTAGCATTGACGTATGTTGCGATTATCGATCAAGTTTACAATCGCAGTTATGTTGCCAAAAACTTTGTTGATTTTGATAAATACAAAAAGCATATCATTGAGAGTGAATATACACCTGAATGGGCAGAAAAAATTACAGGTGTTCCTGCTTCAACGATATGTAAAATCGCCCATGATTTTATGGCAAATGCACCTCAATCGGTTTATTACCAAGGAAGACGCACGACATGGTCTAAAAATGATTTTCAACTGCGTCGCGCTATGGCACTTTTTACAGCACTTGGCGGTGGCATCGATGTCAAAGGTGGCATTGTTTTTGGTAAAAAACTTCCATTGGGTGAGCATACGACCACCGCTCCAATGTATGCCAACGCGAAACCTAGAATCGATAAAAATTTAGCCGCGGTTGTCGGTGCAACAGGCACATGGGTAGGATGGCGCAATATGGTCGAAGAGGGCAAATCCCCCTATCCAATCCGTGGGATGTTTGTTTATAAACAAAATCCAATGCTCTCGGTACCAAATTCTACTAAAACTCGGACAATGTTTGAAAAGATGGATTTGGTGGTTGTAATCGATACAATGCCAAGTGATACAGCAATGCTAGCAGATGTTATTTTACCAGAGTGTACCTACTTAGAGAGGGAAGATCCCGTGCAGTCGTTTGCAGGGATTGAGCCCTCCATCGCGATACGTGAAAAAGTGATTGAGCCTATGTATGAGAGTAAACCGGTGAATGAAATTATGCGAGGCTTAGCCCAAAAACTTTCAAAACCGTTGTGGGAAATTACCAAAAAATATGATGAAGATGTGCAAGAAGAGCTTGAAGATACACCAGAAGATGAGTTCTATGACGAAAATGGTTTTGATTTAGCAGAGCCTTTTATGCACGATCAAGAAGAGACGAACAAACATATGTTTGTTGAAAAATATGGTGAAGAGGCGTGGGGAGTCTTACGTGAGAAGGGTGTTTTTTATCCCAATATGCTTACCTACTTTAAAAAGATTGATAACAATACGTATGAATACTACCCTAAAGATAAAAAGTTTTACTCTGTATTGAAGCTTGAAGAAGAGTACGATCCTGACGCCTTTTTGCACGATATTTGTGTCAATCCTGTGGATGTCGCCGATCTTAAACGCTCGTTTAACACTCCTAATAAAAAAGTTGAATGCTTTTTGGGCAGTATGGCAGCCAAAGGCGTTGATCCTATGCCCGTGTGGAGGGATGAAGAGTATGTAAACGTTCCAGCAGGCAAATTTAAATTTATTACAGGGCGCCATGCACAGTTCACCCAAAATGCAACCCAAAATAACATCATGCTCCTAGAGCTGATGCGTGAGAATTATTTGTGGATCAATGACAAAGAAGCCGAAGCGTTAAACATTCAGTTTGGAGATACGGTTGAAGTGACAAGCCGCGTAGGACATGTGCGAATTAAAGCCTATCCAACTCCTAAAATTGTACCACAAAGCGTTTTTTATATTCATGGATTTGGCGCAAAATCAGAAGGACTAACGTTTGCGCATCGCAATGGTGCGAGTGATAATGAAATTATTGAAGATACGATTGAGCCGGTACACGGATGTGCCAATATGCACGAAACGCTCGTATCGATCAGGAGGGTGTGA
- a CDS encoding LysR family transcriptional regulator: MFKDFAKIETFLTVVREKSFSKASRKLGISQPAVTQQIKFLEDYLNIPIVDRKKSGINLTKEGEELFQVLLSLEKQILITEKEVLRLVNKEILFILGASPVIGNYILPEFLNDIQEVISNQVMVKVNSSVELTELVVNRKVDLALIESPTFHPNIFYREWMEDELVVVSRSPLPSILKKEELFDLQWICREEESNTRKIIYETFHKIDVDCKNFTIKNIANSAMTIKQTLLKADINGAPTVSILSKYMVEDDVQAGRLHIGTIKGIHLMRKFYICYLKDRIQDALIASTLDFITRKQDIKPSI; this comes from the coding sequence ATGTTTAAAGATTTTGCGAAGATAGAGACGTTTTTAACCGTTGTGCGAGAAAAAAGTTTTTCAAAAGCTTCTAGAAAGCTTGGAATTAGCCAACCTGCCGTTACGCAACAGATCAAATTCCTTGAAGATTATTTGAACATTCCCATCGTGGATCGCAAAAAGAGTGGCATTAACCTTACCAAAGAGGGCGAAGAACTTTTTCAAGTGTTGCTCAGCCTTGAAAAGCAAATTTTGATTACGGAAAAAGAGGTTCTGCGTCTGGTTAATAAAGAGATACTCTTTATTCTAGGCGCTTCTCCTGTGATTGGAAATTATATTTTACCTGAGTTTCTCAACGATATTCAAGAGGTGATTTCCAACCAAGTGATGGTCAAAGTCAACAGCTCCGTTGAGCTAACCGAGCTTGTGGTGAACCGAAAAGTCGATCTAGCACTCATCGAGTCTCCTACCTTTCATCCCAATATTTTCTATCGTGAATGGATGGAAGATGAGCTGGTTGTTGTCAGCAGATCGCCGCTTCCTAGTATTTTAAAAAAAGAAGAGCTCTTTGATTTGCAGTGGATTTGCCGCGAAGAGGAGTCCAACACGCGTAAAATTATTTATGAGACATTTCATAAAATAGATGTGGATTGTAAAAATTTTACGATTAAAAATATCGCCAACAGTGCAATGACCATCAAACAAACACTCCTCAAAGCTGACATCAACGGTGCTCCAACGGTTTCCATTCTTTCCAAATACATGGTTGAAGATGACGTGCAAGCAGGAAGATTACATATCGGCACGATCAAAGGTATTCATTTGATGCGAAAATTTTATATCTGCTATCTCAAAGACCGTATTCAAGATGCGCTGATCGCAAGTACACTTGATTTTATTACCCGAAAACAAGATATTAAACCCTCAATTTAA
- a CDS encoding rhodanese-like domain-containing protein → MSIRILASSIVVIGLLLSGCAEKQPEATISPSAKVLNEPTLHVKELMEKFKLENVDYAYVKVAIGNGTREGAKALLIDARPNPKYLVSTIPSSLNIPDTQIDQYIGQLDKVTKDKEIIVFCGGWDCEKSPIVAGYLKEHGFTNVKLYQAGEPEWIAKNYPEIGLPAAQTLFKNNKALFMDARPYAKYMAGTIPGSMYMSDEELDTLKGRLPIDKTTPIVSFCEGYNCAKSHNLAKKLQEFGYQKISVYAGGYPEWKEAGLQTTAGGAKKVDVAPSPKKDAFVEGIKLGEDEGTVDGEWYKALIISDKIPTNVAVIDVRSAAEYANGHIKGAINIEAGKLSATEFAAKLPKGKVVIMNCSAGGRSMEAFLKLKNAKVDVSKIFYFDANIKCDKSSKCEIKVNEPLG, encoded by the coding sequence ATGAGTATAAGGATTTTAGCGAGCAGTATCGTTGTAATAGGATTGTTGTTGAGTGGATGCGCAGAGAAACAACCTGAGGCAACAATATCGCCTAGTGCAAAAGTGTTGAATGAACCAACTTTACATGTAAAAGAGTTGATGGAGAAGTTTAAACTAGAGAATGTGGATTACGCTTACGTTAAAGTCGCTATAGGGAACGGAACAAGAGAGGGAGCAAAAGCACTCTTGATTGACGCACGACCCAATCCAAAATATTTAGTAAGTACGATTCCATCAAGCTTGAATATTCCTGATACTCAAATTGATCAATATATTGGTCAACTGGATAAAGTCACTAAAGATAAAGAGATTATTGTTTTCTGTGGTGGATGGGATTGTGAAAAAAGTCCAATCGTTGCAGGCTACCTGAAAGAACATGGCTTTACCAATGTCAAACTTTACCAAGCAGGTGAACCAGAATGGATTGCTAAAAATTACCCAGAGATAGGTCTACCAGCAGCCCAAACCCTCTTTAAAAATAATAAAGCTCTCTTTATGGATGCAAGACCTTATGCAAAATATATGGCAGGAACAATTCCTGGTTCAATGTATATGAGTGATGAAGAGCTTGATACACTAAAAGGTCGTTTGCCCATAGATAAAACAACACCGATTGTAAGTTTCTGTGAAGGTTATAATTGTGCTAAATCCCATAACTTAGCTAAAAAACTCCAAGAGTTTGGTTATCAAAAAATTAGTGTCTATGCCGGTGGATACCCAGAATGGAAAGAAGCTGGACTCCAAACCACGGCAGGCGGTGCTAAAAAAGTAGATGTCGCTCCAAGTCCTAAGAAAGATGCATTTGTTGAAGGTATAAAGTTAGGTGAAGATGAAGGAACCGTAGATGGTGAGTGGTATAAAGCACTGATCATTAGTGATAAGATACCAACCAATGTAGCTGTTATCGATGTACGAAGTGCCGCAGAATATGCCAATGGACATATAAAAGGGGCTATCAATATCGAAGCAGGAAAACTAAGTGCAACAGAATTTGCTGCAAAACTACCCAAAGGTAAAGTGGTGATTATGAACTGCTCAGCAGGCGGAAGATCTATGGAAGCATTTTTGAAACTCAAAAATGCCAAAGTTGATGTGAGTAAGATCTTCTACTTTGATGCGAATATCAAATGTGATAAGAGCAGTAAATGCGAGATTAAAGTCAATGAACCTTTAGGTTAA
- the nrfD gene encoding NrfD/PsrC family molybdoenzyme membrane anchor subunit, translating into MQTISLKKLFYFEKTPLNVVMAVTTVALLAAFMAGAVAYILHGHHVYNVTRQHPWGLLIAMYVFFVVSSTGLCIISSIGHVFGIPEFQQIGKRAIAGAIITISSGFAVIGLEIGHPMTMLIYNVLTPGLTSAIWWMGTLYGLYLTFICLEFFFLAIKVNHTFSKIFGICGLLVGLAAHSNLGAVFGFLISRPSANGVFYPVYFILSAMITGCYLVFLMYGFRYKMNFPEKITVMLVKLSKILGMLLAVLIFFEAWKIITALYGDMPERAETILHATKSPTFWFGELILGMLIPFTIILVSNAKAIKATVYASISGMVGIFFMRYDLVHDTLLYPMTMLKRSEYQLAPTFVEYFPSAAEFAIGFGGIGLALFMYYLADKIFNLDETSTH; encoded by the coding sequence ATGCAAACAATTTCTTTGAAAAAACTCTTTTATTTTGAAAAAACGCCCCTGAATGTGGTGATGGCAGTTACAACCGTAGCCCTTCTTGCCGCGTTTATGGCGGGTGCGGTTGCGTATATCTTACATGGACACCATGTTTACAATGTCACGAGGCAACATCCATGGGGGTTACTCATCGCAATGTATGTTTTCTTTGTGGTCTCCAGTACAGGTCTTTGCATTATCTCTTCGATTGGGCATGTTTTTGGAATTCCAGAGTTTCAGCAAATTGGTAAGCGTGCCATTGCAGGTGCAATTATCACAATCAGTTCAGGTTTTGCCGTTATTGGCTTAGAAATCGGTCACCCAATGACAATGTTGATTTACAATGTCTTAACCCCAGGTTTGACTTCAGCTATTTGGTGGATGGGAACCTTGTATGGTCTTTACCTTACGTTTATCTGTTTAGAATTTTTCTTTCTAGCGATTAAAGTGAATCATACTTTTTCTAAAATCTTTGGTATTTGCGGTCTTTTAGTCGGTCTTGCAGCACACTCAAATCTTGGCGCTGTTTTTGGCTTTTTGATCTCTAGACCTTCTGCCAATGGTGTTTTTTATCCTGTCTATTTCATTCTTTCTGCCATGATCACAGGATGTTACTTAGTTTTCTTAATGTATGGATTTAGATACAAAATGAATTTTCCTGAAAAAATCACTGTGATGCTTGTCAAACTTTCAAAAATTTTAGGCATGCTTTTAGCCGTACTGATCTTCTTTGAAGCATGGAAAATCATAACAGCACTGTATGGAGATATGCCAGAGCGAGCAGAAACTATTTTGCATGCAACGAAAAGTCCTACTTTTTGGTTTGGGGAGTTAATTTTAGGTATGTTAATACCATTTACGATTATCTTAGTCAGCAATGCAAAGGCCATTAAAGCAACGGTGTATGCTTCTATATCAGGTATGGTGGGTATTTTCTTTATGCGCTATGACTTGGTTCATGACACATTACTCTATCCTATGACAATGCTCAAACGTTCAGAATACCAACTAGCACCTACATTTGTAGAGTACTTCCCTTCTGCGGCTGAGTTTGCAATTGGATTTGGTGGTATTGGCTTGGCTTTGTTTATGTATTATCTTGCCGATAAAATATTTAATTTGGATGAAACAAGTACTCATTAA
- a CDS encoding 4Fe-4S dicluster domain-containing protein, producing MARYGMALNYNNCINCKACESACKEENGVLLLPDHYRIWVGVKEAEGQFPNISIASQTYQPSQCQHCDNAPCQQVCPTNATYYSKDGMVMVDPTKCILCTYCINACPYDARYVDNRTNTVDKCTFCSDTRLANGETTTACQATCPTKVRVFGDLDDPNSEISQLLVNKEYRQVKSHLGTKPKLFYIL from the coding sequence ATGGCACGTTATGGAATGGCACTAAATTACAATAATTGTATTAATTGTAAAGCATGTGAAAGTGCATGTAAAGAAGAAAATGGTGTTTTGCTCTTACCCGATCATTATCGCATTTGGGTAGGTGTTAAAGAGGCAGAAGGACAATTTCCCAATATCTCTATCGCTTCTCAAACCTATCAGCCAAGTCAATGTCAACATTGCGACAATGCACCGTGTCAACAAGTCTGTCCGACCAATGCAACCTATTACAGTAAAGATGGCATGGTTATGGTTGATCCAACCAAATGTATTTTGTGTACCTACTGTATTAATGCATGTCCTTATGATGCACGTTATGTTGACAATCGAACCAATACGGTTGATAAATGTACGTTCTGTTCGGATACTAGGCTTGCCAATGGTGAAACAACGACAGCATGTCAAGCAACGTGTCCGACAAAAGTCAGAGTATTTGGTGACTTGGATGATCCAAATAGCGAAATTTCACAGTTACTTGTGAATAAAGAGTACCGCCAAGTTAAAAGTCACTTGGGTACTAAACCAAAACTATTTTATATATTGTAG